TCACAGATGTTTAGCACGTCTTCGATCGTCAACGGTTCAAAGAACAGCACGTCCGATGTGTCGTAGTCGGTGCTGACGGTTTCAGGGTTGCTGTTCACCATCACGCTTTCGATACCGATTTCACGCAACGCGAAACTGGCGTGACAGCAACAGTAATCGAACTCGATTCCCTGGCCGATTCGGTTCGGACCACCACCTAGGATGATCACTCGCCGTTTGCCTTCGACCGGCGGCGGAAGCTCGTCCTCGTGCTCGTACGCGCTGTAGTAATAGGGCGTGTACGCTTCGAATTCAGCGGCACAGGTATCCACGCTCTTGAACACCGGTTTCACCCCGTGGCTCAACCGTTTGGCTCGCACTTTCAATTCCGTCGTGGAAGTCATTTTGGCGATTTGACGATCCGAGAAACCGAATCGCTTCGCTTGCCAAAAATCATCCCGCGTCATCGTGTCGATCGATCCGATGGCACGGATTCGATCTTCCTCTTCGACAATTTGGAACATGTGGTCCAAGAACCACGGGTCGATGTGAGTCAACGAATAGATTTCTTCCAACGACATGCCCGCCTTGATGGCGTACCGCATGTAGAAAATGCGTTCGGCACCAGGCGTGCTCAACTTGGCGACAATCTCGTCTTTGTCGGACTGGTTCTCGGTACCCCAGGTGTCTTTGTTGTCGCAGCCCAAACCAAAGGCGCCGACTTCCAAGCCACGCATCGCTTTTTGCAGCGATTCTTTGAACGTACGGCCGATGGCCATCGTCTCGCCGACGCTCTTCATTTGCGTCGTCAACGTCGCATCGGCTTCGGGGAATTTTTCAAAGGCAAAGCGTGGCATCTTGGTGACGACGTAGTCGATCGTCGGTTCAAAGCACGCTTTGGTTTTCTTGGTGATGTCGTTGGGAAGTTCCCACAACAGATAGCCGACCGCCAATTTGGCGGCAATCTTTGCGATCGGATAGCCCGTAGCCTTACTAGCCAATGCACTCGATCGGCTGACACGCGGATTCATCTCGATCACGATCATGCGGCCCGTTTTCGGCTCGATCGCAAATTGGATGTTGCTACCGCCCGTTTCGACGCCGATTTCGCGAATGACTGCCAACGAAGCATCACGCATGCGTTGGTATTCTTTGTCGGTCAAGGTTTGCGCCGGAGCGACGGTGATCGAGTCGCCGGTGTGAACCCCCATGGCATCAAAGTTTTCGATGCTACAGATGATGATGCAATTGTCGTCGCGGTCACGGACGACTTCCATCTCGTATTCTTTCCAACCGATGATCGATTCTTCGATCAACACTTCGGTGACCGGAGATTGATCGAGTCCATTTTGGACCAGCGAATCAAATTCGTCACGGTTGTACGCAATCGCCGATCCCGAACCGCCCATCGTAAAGCTAGGTCGTACCACGGCTGGCAAACCGACGTCCGCCAATGCTTCGCGAGCTTGTTGTAGCGTATTGACGGTGTGGCCTTTGCAGACGTCCAAACCGATCTTTTCCATCGCCTCTTTGAATTGGTCTCGCTCTTCGGCCTTGGCGATCACCTTGGCGTTGGCGCCGATCATCTCGACACCGTATTTCTCGAGCACGCCGTTGGCTTCGAGATCCATCGCGACGTTCAGCCCGGTTTGTCCGCCGAGCGTGGGCAGCAAGACGTCGGGACGTTCTTTGGCGATGATTTTTTCAACCATCTGCCAGGTCAACGGTTCGATATAGGTCGCGTCTGCCGTCGCGGGATCGGTCATGATCGTCGCCGGGTTGCTGTTGACCAAGACGACCTCGTAGCCTTCTTCGCGCAAAGCCTTACATGCTTGTGTACCGGAATAATCAAATTCACAAGCCTGCCCAATTACGATCGGACCACTACCAATAAGCAGGATTTTCTTGATATCGTCTCGACGAGGCACGGAGTTTTCCCGAATTGTTGGGGGATGGAAGTTGGTTCGAAATCCGACACGCGGGGGCA
The sequence above is drawn from the Novipirellula caenicola genome and encodes:
- the carB gene encoding carbamoyl-phosphate synthase large subunit gives rise to the protein MPRRDDIKKILLIGSGPIVIGQACEFDYSGTQACKALREEGYEVVLVNSNPATIMTDPATADATYIEPLTWQMVEKIIAKERPDVLLPTLGGQTGLNVAMDLEANGVLEKYGVEMIGANAKVIAKAEERDQFKEAMEKIGLDVCKGHTVNTLQQAREALADVGLPAVVRPSFTMGGSGSAIAYNRDEFDSLVQNGLDQSPVTEVLIEESIIGWKEYEMEVVRDRDDNCIIICSIENFDAMGVHTGDSITVAPAQTLTDKEYQRMRDASLAVIREIGVETGGSNIQFAIEPKTGRMIVIEMNPRVSRSSALASKATGYPIAKIAAKLAVGYLLWELPNDITKKTKACFEPTIDYVVTKMPRFAFEKFPEADATLTTQMKSVGETMAIGRTFKESLQKAMRGLEVGAFGLGCDNKDTWGTENQSDKDEIVAKLSTPGAERIFYMRYAIKAGMSLEEIYSLTHIDPWFLDHMFQIVEEEDRIRAIGSIDTMTRDDFWQAKRFGFSDRQIAKMTSTTELKVRAKRLSHGVKPVFKSVDTCAAEFEAYTPYYYSAYEHEDELPPPVEGKRRVIILGGGPNRIGQGIEFDYCCCHASFALREIGIESVMVNSNPETVSTDYDTSDVLFFEPLTIEDVLNICDEIKPDGVIAQFGGQTPLNLARGLKEAGVPIIGTSVETIEAAEDRELFQNLIEELGLRQPPSGIARNMDEARREAKKIGFPALVRPSFVLGGRAMEICYDQSQFERYVAEAFIVADGQPVLIDRFLEDATEVDVDAVADGTDCVIMGIMEHIEEAGVHSGDSACAIPPFSLTQPILAEIRETTKRLAMRLKVVGLMNIQYAIKMEDGTPTLYILEVNPRASRTVPFVAKATGVPVANIATKVMAGVSLKEQGVTEEPIPRHVSIKESVFPFRKFSGVDIVLGPEMRSTGEVMGISEKFSLAFAKSQIAAGSVLPESGKIFLSLAPRHKDSVVTLGKSLSELGFELLATSGTAAKLEEVGVKVTRVKKIAEGHPNLIDHLKNGDVQLIINTPSGKGARTDEGKIRAAAVQSGVPCITTVDAADAAIRAMTAMREGSMEVESLQTRYARSL